Below is a window of Fulvitalea axinellae DNA.
TGAACGACGAGATAGTTTGGGCCATTTCCCGAACCCCTAGCAGAGGCAACCACTGGCTAGCCCACGTTTATCCTTACGATTACGTATCCTTGGCCGGTAATAGTGTACAGCGTTGGGGGGGCTTCAAGGTGCCTTGGGATATTTATGACCGTTGCTTTACCGAAGCTCAGGATGGGCGTTTGGAAGTGCTATGGAGTGAATACCCGATAAACGCCGACGGAACGATGAAAAGCATGCGGAGCGACATTGGCGCTCTTCCAGTAAAATACAGCGAAGACCCTGCGGGAGCCGGAACTCTGCACGGCAACGACTGGATAATATGGCGCTACACCGATGTGCTCCTGTCGAGGGCCGAAGCGCTTAACCAGCTTAGCGGACCGACCCAAGAGGCTACGGACCTAATCAATACCGTAAGGAGCCGTGCGGGCGTAAGCCAAATCAGCAAAGATGACTTTACGAAAGAAAGCCTGAACGATTATATTTTGGACGAACGTTTCAGGGAATTGTATTTGGAAGGCCATCGTCGTGACGATTTGATCCGCCACGGCAAGTTTATCGAAAAGGCTAAAGAGCGTGGAGTGGATTACGCCAGTGAGAAACACTTGCTCTTCCCTATTCCGCAGTGGCAATTGGACCAGGATCCGGACTTTCCGCAGAATCCGGGATACTAAATTGAAAATGAGCATATAATGACAATGAAGAGACCGGCTTTCAGCTGGTCTCTTTTTTTGTAAAAACCTCATCCCCCAACATCAAACAAAAACTGCCCAAGTGTGGCACCCGCCAGCAACAAACCGGTGACTTCGTCTTTCGGCAACTGCTTTCGGGAAGATTTGAAGAAAATCCGCAGGTGTATATCTCTCTTTTCCAAACCGTCAATCAGGAAGTTCAGGACCTTGGATATATGCTTTTCCACGGTCTTGACGCTTACGCCGAGTTCGGTCGCTATTTCCGTGTATTTCATGTTCAGGGTTCGGCTCATCTCGAACATTCTCCGGCTTTTGAGGGGAACTTGGTCCAGAAGTTCTTCCAATATCCGGAATTCGTCCTCTTGTATTAGGGCTTGTTCCGGGCTTAGGATATTGGCTAACGATTCTTCTTCCAAAGGAAGCGTATTTTTTTTGGAGGCCCTCAGGTATTGGAGGGCCTTGTTTTGGGTAATCCTGAAAAGGTATGGCTTCGGGTACTCGATATTCTCCTTTTCGCTTTTTTCCCAAAGTAAAATAAACGATTCTTGAACTATATCTTCGGCAACATTCGGGCTTTTGACAAACTGTAGCGTGTAAAGGCACAGGTCAGTGAAATGAGTCGAAAAAAGTTGACGGAACATCGCTGAGTCCATAGTTTGGAGATCCTTTACAATTTTAAAAGCCACATTGAGGAGAGAAAATGCGATTGTATAATATCGGAGTCGAAAATACCAATCGTAATTTTTCCATTACGCTTTATAAAACGGGGAAATCCACACGTAGAAACGATTTCCCGTGAGATTCTCTCGGAATAGAAAAATACTGTCGATTTGGAATTTTTCGTACAGCCTCTCCCAGCTGTATTTTGCGTAAATAACCCAATATTTGCCCAATAAGCGAGTGCGCACAGATTTTTTTAATAAAAAACCCGAAATAGCGTAGGGTCAGTCCTAATTTTTGGATCTAAGGAATAACAGAAGGAGAAATGCAATATGGGAGATGACAAGGAAAGGCTGATGGAAGTGCTCCGGGAGTCGGTTAACAGAAAAAAAGAACTGTTTGACGATGAGCGGGCATGGCATGCGATCACGGCGAAAACGACTCTGAAAATATCTGAAAGAAAGGTATCTGCTCGTATTCTGCCTGCTTTTCGCTTTGTCGCCGCAGTATCTTTCCTTATCGTTGGATTGGGGCTTTTTCTTTTCTTGGACAGTGAGGAACATACATCGGTTGAGTTGTCGGTTTGGGGGTTAAAGCATGAGCCCGGCGCCACGAATATCGTTTTCGATGACGGAGAGAAGGTCTTTGTCTCTGAGTTGTTTAAAAAGAGGAAACCGTTTCCTTTCCGTTATGACTCGGCGAAAGAACTCTTGGCTTTCGATTCCCGCTTATCGGAAAAATGGTTTGGCCTTGTCAAAATCTCTGTAGAGCGGGGAAAGTTGCAACGCGTTTTGTTGCCTGATAGCAGTTTGTTGACGGTGAATTCCGAGAGTGTGTTGGCGTTTTCCTTTCCTTTTGTTAACGATCGCAGAGAAGTGTTTTTTAGCGGGGAGGGACTATTCGATGTGTCTAAAGATAAAAGCATACCGTTTGTCTTGAATTCTAATTTGAATACCGTCCGTGTGTTGGGCACACGTTTTAATTTCAGGGATTATCCATTGGATTCTTTGGCCGTCACTAGTTTGGTGGAGGGAAGTGTGAAAGTGGAAAAAAAAGGCTTGGAGGATAACGGAAGAGTCCTATCGCCTGGGAATCAGTCGGTATATTTTCCGACGAAAGGCGGAGGAGAATTTGAGATACAGGATTTTGAAGAATCCAGTGTGTTGGCTTGGGCCGATAATAAATTAGCGCTTAACGGTAAGCCTTTCAGAGAAGTGTTGTCAGATGTTGAAAGGTTTTATGACCTACGGTTCCATTTCCGTAATCCTCAGCATCTGGAAGCCGAGATAATAGGCGTTTTTGACCGTGCGGAGAAAGTGGAATTTTTGGAGACCCTGCGGATTATGAAAGGTTGGAAGGTTAGATATGAGGGCAAAAGAGTGTTAATAGAATAGAAAACCACCCGTCGCCTTATTTTTCCAAAAAAGATTTATCGTATCATATACTCAATGCGCATGGCGCGTTACCGCTTTATTTTTGAATCAAAACAGCTAAATCCTTTATGCGAACTTAAATCACCATTTATTCCCTAAAAGCGCTCATGTGTGTTGTGCCGGGCGCGGACCAAGATTTCAGAAATCTGACGGGTCCGAATAAGAAAGAAGATATCGACTGTATGTGATTTTGGGGATCGGATACAGACCGAACATCTCCTTTCCATTGTTTGTAACAAACTTCTGAAGTTATGAGAAAAAATCTAAAATCTCTATTTCCCTGTCCCAGGATAGGGCTCATCTTCGCTTTTTTGTTTTTCATATGTGTGTCTGGCGCCAGTGCCAGTGAAGATAATTCAAGCGCCAAAGAGAGACAGTATACTTTTAAGGAGCTTTTTGCTTTGATTGAGGACAATAGCTCGTTTGTGGTTGTTTTTGACAAAGCGGATATCAATTTGTCCGAGAAAATTAAGTTTGACGGAACAAAAAGACCGATCCGTAAAATCATTGAAGAAGTATTCTCCAAAAGATCAGATATAGGATACACGATTTACAATAACCAGATTATTATCCGGAAGAAGACGGTTAAAGAAACCGTTCCGAAAAAAGCTCCGCAACAGCAGACAAAAAAGAAGCTTCCGGGAATAGTGAAGGGAAAGGACGGAGAACCGCTTATTGGCGTTTCCGTAGCCGAAAAGGGAACCTCCAACGGAACGATAACGAACGTGGAGGGACGGTTTTCCCTGAATGTTTCACTCCCGACTACTTTGGTGTTTAGCTACGTCGGTTATATGCCGAAGGAGATTGAGGTAAAAGGACAGGCGACGCTGGAAGTAAGCCTGACACCCAATGTCAAGGAACTTGAAGAAGTGGTGGTAGTGGGTTACGGTAACAAATCGAGCAAATCCCTTACGGGAGCGGTAAACGTGGTTTCGGCTTCCGTAATCGAAAAACAGACCAGCACCAATATCGTCAGCGCCCTTCAGGGAACTATTCCCGGAGTGGCGGTATCGAGAACGGGCGGAGCGCCGGGCGAGGAAGGTTACAAATTCAACATCCGGGGAGTGTCATCGCTGAACGCGTCGGATCCGTTGGTGATTATCGACGGTATTCCCGGTTCGCTTGAGCAACTTGATCTTATAAACCCCTCCGATATCAAAGACATCACGATATTGAAAGACGCCGCGGCTGCGATCTACGGAGCCCGCGCGGCGGGAGGCGTGATGTTGGTGACGACCAAATCGGGTACGGGAGCCTCTAAAGTGACCGTAAACTCTAGATTTATGCTCAAGACTCCGGCTTTGATTCCGGATAGGGTTTCCACGCTTCAGCATTTTGAAATGGCCAACGAGGCCTACGCCAATGACGGAATCGCCAATAGCCCTTTCGCCAAATACAGCGGTATACCTTTGGACGGCCGTTGGGTGGAAGGACCGTTTCCGGATACGCCAAATATCAAGATGATTGATAATGATTGGACCGATATTCTTTGGGGAAGTTCTTGGTCTCAACAGCACGGCATTACTTACAGCGGCACTACCGACAAGACTAAATATTCCCTTTCGGTCGGTTATCTCAAAGATGAGGGAATGCTGAATTACGGTACCAACTTTTCGGAACGCTACAACGCCCGCCTTAATTACGAATTCAAAATCGGGGAACGCT
It encodes the following:
- a CDS encoding FecR family protein yields the protein MGDDKERLMEVLRESVNRKKELFDDERAWHAITAKTTLKISERKVSARILPAFRFVAAVSFLIVGLGLFLFLDSEEHTSVELSVWGLKHEPGATNIVFDDGEKVFVSELFKKRKPFPFRYDSAKELLAFDSRLSEKWFGLVKISVERGKLQRVLLPDSSLLTVNSESVLAFSFPFVNDRREVFFSGEGLFDVSKDKSIPFVLNSNLNTVRVLGTRFNFRDYPLDSLAVTSLVEGSVKVEKKGLEDNGRVLSPGNQSVYFPTKGGGEFEIQDFEESSVLAWADNKLALNGKPFREVLSDVERFYDLRFHFRNPQHLEAEIIGVFDRAEKVEFLETLRIMKGWKVRYEGKRVLIE
- a CDS encoding RNA polymerase sigma-70 factor produces the protein MDSAMFRQLFSTHFTDLCLYTLQFVKSPNVAEDIVQESFILLWEKSEKENIEYPKPYLFRITQNKALQYLRASKKNTLPLEEESLANILSPEQALIQEDEFRILEELLDQVPLKSRRMFEMSRTLNMKYTEIATELGVSVKTVEKHISKVLNFLIDGLEKRDIHLRIFFKSSRKQLPKDEVTGLLLAGATLGQFLFDVGG